The Tripterygium wilfordii isolate XIE 37 chromosome 5, ASM1340144v1, whole genome shotgun sequence genome window below encodes:
- the LOC119998553 gene encoding uncharacterized protein LOC119998553 has protein sequence MVKSDVIWRIELRELRAEILAFYRSLFEESFHWRPSFDELPLNALSEEEALWLERPFDEDEIKDAFDCCNGDKAPSPNGFTMAFFKRLWPIMKRDIVEFFNEFHGNAEFVDSLNTTFVTLVVKKEEAHDIRDFRPISLLGSIYKRLAKFLAKRLRRVLGSVINNAQHAYLEDRQIIDASLIANEVVDHYSKLKKSGIMCKLDMEKAFDNVN, from the exons ATGGTTAAATCTGACGTTATTTGGAGAATTGAATTGAG GGAGTTGAGAGCTGAAATTCTAGCTTTTTATAGAAGTTTATTTGAGGAGAGCTTTCATTGGAGGCCATCTTTTGATGAGCTGCCTCTCAATGCTTTAAGCGAGGAAGAAGCGCTTTGGCTTGAAAGGCCTTTTGATGaggatgaaatcaaggatgcTTTCGATTGCTGCAATGGCGATAAAGCTCCAAGCCCGAATGGTTTCACTATGGCTTTCTTTAAAAGATTATGGCCTATCATGAAGAGAGACATAGTGGAGTTTTTCAATGAGTTCCATGGTAATGCAGAGTTTGTGGATTCACTAAATACTACTTTTGTCACCCTGGTAGTTAAGAAGGAGGAGGCTCATGATATTAGAGATTTCAGACCCATTAGTTTACTTGGCAGCATCTATAAACGGTTAGCAAAATTCCTTGCAAAAAGGCTAAGAAGAGTGCTGGGAAGCGTCATAAACAATGCTCAACATGCTTACTTGGAAGATAGACAGATTATTGATGCTTCATTGATAGCAAATGAGGTTGTAGATCATTACTCTAAGCTCAAAAAATCTGGCATCATGTGCAAGCTTGACATGGAGAAAGCTTTTGACAATGTTAATTGA